CGCACGGCGAGCCGCTCGGCCCGGAGAACGTTCGGAAGACGAAAGAACGCCTCGGCTGGCCTCTCGAGCCCGATTTCCTGGTGCCGGATGAGGTGCTCGCGTACTTTCGCGATCTCGGGAAGAAGGGTGGCGAGAAGCACGCGGTATGGCAGAGCCGTTACGATGCGTGGAAGGCGGCATTCCCGGATCTGGCGGCACAGTACGAGCGCGTCGATCGTAAAGCGCTGCCGGCAACGATTCCGTGGCCTGCGTTCGACGCGCACAATGGCTCGGTCGCGACGCGCGACGCGGGCGGCACGGTGATGAACGCGGTGGCTGCCGCACTGCCCGAGCTCGTTGGCGGGTCCGCCGATCTCGACCCTTCGACGAAGACCTACCTCAAGGGTTTCGGCGATTTCGAACCGGGCAACTACGCCGGCCGCAACGTGCATTACGGCGTTCGCGAGCACGCAATGGCCGCGATCTCGAACGGGCTCGCACTGCACGGCGGCGTCATGCCGTATTGCTCGACCTTCTTCAACTTTCTCGATTACCTGAAGCCGGCGCTGCGTCTCTCCGCGCTGACGAACCTCCACGTCATCTACGTCTTCACGCACGATTCGATCTTTCTCGGTGAGGACGGGCCGACGCATCAGCCGGTCGAGCATCTGGCGCACCTGCGCGCAACCCCGAACGTCATCGTCGTGCGCCCTGCGGACGCGCTCGAAGCTCTGGAGGCGTGGAAGCTCTGCGTCGATCCAGCGACCGGACCGTGGGCGCTCGTCCTCTCTCGTCAAAAACTGCCGTTTCTCGGCGCGCGCGAAGCGCCCGTGGTGCGAGGAGCCTACATTCTCTCCGACGCCGACGGCACGCCGGAGATTCTCCTCATCGCGACCGGCTCGGAAGTAGCGCTTGCCGTCGAAGCGAAAAAGCTCTTGGAGGCCCAAGGCGTGAAGACGAGGGTCGTCTCGATGCCGTCTTGGGAGCTCTTCGAACGCCAGCCGGACGAGTACAAAGAGCGCGTACTGCCGCGCGACGTGTCCGCACGCATGTCGATCGAAGCCGGCGCGACGCTCGGGTGGGAGCGGTACGTCGGAGACCGAGGGTACGCATTGGGCGTCGACCGCTTCGGAACGTCGGCACCTGCAGCGGCGATCGCGCAAGCGTACGGATTCACCGCCGAGAACGTCGCGCGCATCGCGCTCGAGCGCGTGCTGCCGGTTCGCCGCTCGTAAAGGAAAGGGAGAATCGTGAAGAATCAGCTGCAACAGCTCGCCGATGCCGGCCAGAGCGTCTGGATCGACAACCTCCGGCGCAGCATGTTCGCTTCGGGTGAGCTCGACCGCTTGATCGGGATGGGTCTGCGAGGCATGACGAGCAACCCCTCGATCTTCGAAAAGGCGATCGGAACCGGCAGCGACTACGACGAGCAGCTGCGTTCGCTGATCGGCAGCGAGCGCAATGCCGAAGCGATCTTCTGGGACCTCGCCGTGGAAGATATTCGCAGTGCGTGCGACGCCTTCACTCCGGTCTTCATGGCACAGGGAGGCCACGACGGCTTCGTCAGCCTCGAGGTTTCCCCGCTGCTGGCGCACGACACGTCGGGCACGATCGCGATGGCGAAGGAGCTGTGGGCTCGCGTCGACCGTCCGAACCTAATGGTGAAGATTCCCGGTACCGCAGAAGGGATTCCGGCAATCGAAGA
This portion of the Candidatus Dormiibacterota bacterium genome encodes:
- the tkt gene encoding transketolase gives rise to the protein MPNSRADELRINTIRFLAVDAVQKANSGHPGMPLGAAAFAYALWSRTLRFDPADPHWPDRDRFVLSAGHGSMLLYALLYLTGYPMSLDDLKNFRQLHSKTPGHPEATHALGIEATTGPLGQGVGNAVGFAIAEAHLAAVYNRPGHEIVDHRTYCVAGDGDLMEGISQEAISLAGHLRLGKLTVLYDANQTTLAGPTDVTFTDDQIARFDACGWHTQFVDAAHGNDVEAVDEALTIAQNAADRPSFILIRTHIGFGSPRQDTFQAHGEPLGPENVRKTKERLGWPLEPDFLVPDEVLAYFRDLGKKGGEKHAVWQSRYDAWKAAFPDLAAQYERVDRKALPATIPWPAFDAHNGSVATRDAGGTVMNAVAAALPELVGGSADLDPSTKTYLKGFGDFEPGNYAGRNVHYGVREHAMAAISNGLALHGGVMPYCSTFFNFLDYLKPALRLSALTNLHVIYVFTHDSIFLGEDGPTHQPVEHLAHLRATPNVIVVRPADALEALEAWKLCVDPATGPWALVLSRQKLPFLGAREAPVVRGAYILSDADGTPEILLIATGSEVALAVEAKKLLEAQGVKTRVVSMPSWELFERQPDEYKERVLPRDVSARMSIEAGATLGWERYVGDRGYALGVDRFGTSAPAAAIAQAYGFTAENVARIALERVLPVRRS